The Geomonas ferrireducens genome includes a window with the following:
- a CDS encoding MlaA family lipoprotein codes for MKRHAPCKVSYNMRGRRGGGRTRLLVVAAGAILAAGCSTLPVTTGPMEPPLRRYEDFVKPGQPNMLEVKDSVEGFNRGSYRFNYYFDEYLYRPVVRGYEIIMPDYLEDRVSDAIDNLNEITNLTNNLFQFKLKAAGVTVSRFVINSTVGVAGLWDPATRFGLKRQTDDFGLTLGHYGTGDGSYLMLPVFGASNVRDTTGLVADLATFNYIGPIAWVNDSTATWVYSGVYAVDRRHRTPFRYRQTGSPFEYELIRTLYTMKRDFDIEQTKTKDVK; via the coding sequence ATGAAAAGACACGCCCCCTGCAAAGTTTCCTATAACATGCGCGGCCGGCGGGGCGGGGGACGCACTCGTCTTCTCGTCGTTGCGGCAGGCGCCATCCTGGCGGCAGGCTGCAGCACCCTTCCCGTGACGACCGGGCCCATGGAGCCGCCGCTGCGCCGCTACGAGGATTTCGTGAAGCCGGGACAGCCCAACATGCTTGAAGTGAAGGACTCCGTCGAGGGGTTCAACCGGGGGAGCTACCGCTTCAACTACTACTTCGACGAGTACCTGTACCGCCCGGTGGTGCGCGGCTACGAGATCATCATGCCCGATTACCTGGAGGACCGCGTTTCGGACGCCATCGACAACCTCAACGAAATAACCAACTTGACTAACAACCTGTTCCAGTTCAAATTGAAGGCCGCCGGGGTCACGGTGAGTCGCTTCGTGATCAACTCGACGGTGGGCGTCGCCGGGCTTTGGGACCCTGCCACCCGCTTCGGCCTGAAGCGCCAGACCGATGACTTCGGGCTCACGCTCGGGCACTACGGAACCGGCGACGGTTCCTACCTCATGCTCCCGGTGTTCGGCGCGTCCAACGTCCGGGATACCACCGGGCTTGTGGCCGACCTTGCCACCTTCAATTACATCGGCCCAATCGCCTGGGTGAACGACAGCACCGCCACCTGGGTCTATTCCGGCGTCTACGCAGTCGACCGCAGGCACCGCACCCCGTTCAGGTACCGCCAGACCGGCTCACCGTTCGAGTACGAGCTGATCAGGACCCTCTACACGATGAAGCGCGACTTTGACATCGAGCAGACCAAAACAAAGGACGTAAAGTGA